The nucleotide sequence TTATGACTAGTTTACTGCACCGCTCAAATCAGCACCTGCCTTAAACTTCACTACATTTTTAGCTGCAATTTGGATAGTCTTTCCAGTTGATGGATTTCTACCTTCTCTTGCATTTCTTTTAGATACAGACCATGATCCGAAACCTACTAGAGATACTCTACCACCTTTTTTTAGAGAACCTTCAACGTTTCCTAAGAAAGATTCCAATGCCTTTTTAGCTGCGGCTTTAGTAATGCCAGCATCAGCTGCCATTGCATCGATTAATTCTGTTTTGTTCATAATTTCGATAAATTAAGTGTTATTAATTATAATTAAATACTTCAACAAATTTATACGGATTTGCCAGTAACGCAAGTAAAATGGGGGGAAATCCGCAATTTTGTTGATAACTTGAAACGTTTGTTGATAAAGTAGGGTTTTTTTTACGATTTCCCACACCCCCAATGAACATAGGGGTTTACCCAACATAGGCGTTTTCTGCCAATTTTAATCCGTTCAACACCTCTTTGGTGGTCATTTTTCTTTTTCCGGGCAGTTGAATTTCCAATAAATTGATGTAACCTCCCTTTACAGCTACCTTTAGTTCGTTTTTGGTGGCAGCAACTGTCCCTACCTTTAATTGGTGAGGTTCCAAATCCATTTTGGCGGAGTATATCTTTAGGAACAGATCATCCTCCCCGTTGTGCAGGGTAGTCCATGCGGTTGGAAAGGGGCTTAATCCCCTAATAAAATTATATATGCTTGTAATATCCTGGTTCCAATCAATTTCACAGGTCTCTTTGTGGATTTTGTGCGCTTCCTTTAAGGGTCTATTTTCCTGCTGCTTGGATGGGGCTATTTCTTTATTCTCCAATTTGTTAATAGTTTCCAATACTAGGTCTGCTCCCAAATGCATCAGCTTATCGTGCAAAGTGCCGGCAGTATCCTCTTCCGAAATGTTGGTTTTCTTTTGAAGCAATATGGCCCCAGTATCAATTTTATCGTCTATAAAGAAGGTGGTCACCCCAGTTTCCTGCTCTCCGTTGATGATAGCCCAATTAATTGGGGCCGCTCCACGGTATTGGGGCAGGAGGGAAGCGTGAAGGTTAAAAGTGCCCAACTTTGGCATTTCCCAAACCGCTTTGGGCAGCATTCTAAAAGCCACCACAATCTGAAGCTCTGGATGTAATCCTTCCAATTCCTCTATAAAATTGGGATCCTTTAAATTGGTGGGCTGCATAATTTTTAGTCCATGTTCCATGGCATAAACCTTCACGGCGGATTCGTGTAATTTTCTTCCACGGCCGGCCGGCTTGTCGGGAGCAGTAATTACTCCCACAATATTACTGTTGCTTTTAACTAGCTTGTCCAAAATGGCCACGGCAAAATCCGGGGTACCCATAAATACTATTCGTGGTTTGCTCATTTTTTGATTATTTCGTACTGGTTAATAGAATTTACGCTTATTCTCCTCTCTTCCAATAATCGCTGTAAAGCCAAAATAATGGAACTTTCCTTATAGGTCAATAATTTTATCAGCTCTCTGGAACTTTCTTTTCTCACCATCAAAATTTGTAGAATATCCTGTTCTATGATTTTAATAATGTCATTGTTTATAGGATTCTTTTGCAGACATACGTCACATTTACCACAGTTCTCCTTGCTGGCTTCACCAAAGTATTTAAGAATGTGCCGACTTCTGCATTGTTTGGAATCCTTTATATAGGTCAACATACTTTCTACATTGTCCTTTTTAACCTGCTGTATCTGTTTTATTTTTTTTGCGAAGATATTGATAGTACGTTCATCCTCCCTGGGTACCAAAAATGTAATTTCCAGATCGCTGTGTTGGGCATGGTATTCGATTATTTCATCTTTTTCCATTTTTTCCAATACCGCTATTACCTCATTTTCGCTTGTGTTGGCTTTTCGCGAAATCAATAAGGGATTGATTTTGGTGTCAAAATCGAATATACCACCGTAAGTTCTAAGAATGGTTTGGACTATAGTTGCCGATGCCCGGTTTTTTTCCAGGTAATCAAATATTTGATGCTTGGAAGCTATCATCCGTATACTTGTTCTTTGTGAAAATGCCTCGGTCAGGGATATAACGGAGTTTTGATCCAACAGCCTTAAACCGTTATACGTTAAGGTAGTATTTAGTTTGTAGGTTTCGCAAAAGGAATTGAAGGGCAATTGAAAGGTTTCGCCACTGCCTTCCCCAAAGGGAATCTGAAAATAGTTGGCCAGTTTTCGGTACAACAACTTAAGAAAGTCCACATCGGGCAAGACCCCTAAAAATTGTTTTCGTACCTGGGCTTCGTCCGTGGGGTTGGTAATTAAGGCAGCATTTGCCGGTTTTCCGTCCCTTCCGGCCCTTCCGGCCTCCTGAAAGTAATTTTCCATACTGTCCGGAATTTGGTAATGTACCACAAGGCCAACATCCGGTTTATCGATCCCCATTCCAAAAGCATTGGTGGCCACCATGATCTTTACCTTGTTTTCCAACCACTGGTTTAATCTGGTATCCTTGTCCTTTTTGGAAATACCACCGTGAAAAAAGGTGGCCGTATGTCCTTGCTGGGATAGGTAATAGGCCAATTCCATGGTCATTTTTCTACTTCGGACATAGACTATGCTGCTCGTATTGGTCTGGGCGCATAATTCCTTAAGGCGGTATTTTTTGTCCTCCTCCCAGTAGACATTAAAATTAATATTGTTTCTGGAAAAGGAATCCTTCACCACCAATGGTTGTTCCAAATGTAAATTGTTGCAGATATCCTTGACCACCATCTCCGTAGCCGTGGCGGTCAATGCTATCATAGGCACATTAGGTGCCAATTCCTTTAAAATATGGCATTCCAAGTAGGCAGGTCTAAAATCGTTGCCCCATTGACTAATGCAATGCGCTTCGTCAATAGCAATAAGGTTAACGTTCATTTGCCGGATGCGCTCCTGTACCAATTCCTGTTGTAGTCTTTCCGGGGAAAGGTATAGGAATTTATAGTTGCCATACAGGCAATTGTCCAAAAGGTTGTTTACTTCGTCAAAAGAAATGCCCCCAGTTAGGGCAATGGCCTTTATGCCCATTTTTTTTAGGGTGTCTACCTGGTTTCGGATCAAGGCTATTAAGGGCGATACCACAATACAAATACCTTCTCGGGCCAATGCCGGTACCTGAAAGCACAAGGATTTGCCACCTCCCGTTGGGAGCAGGGCCAAAACATCCTGTCCGTTCAATACGGCGCTTATGATGTCTTCCTGGGAATTTTTAAAATCAGGAAACCCCCAAAATTTTTCCAGTATATCCTTAGGGTGCTGCAGCACTATAGCCTTTTTAATTTATTAAGTATAAAGGTAACTCTTCCTTCTACGGTTTCCTTGGGTACATTTATAATTTTGTAGCCATATGTGCTGTAGGCCTTTTCCAAAAAGGTATGGATACGCTCTGCCTCCTCAAAGTTTTCATAGCGCTCATTGTCGGACTCGTGTATTTCTTTCCAAGGTGGCAGTAAAAATACGTGGTCGTATCTGAAATTCTTACAGCTTTCTACAAAATGCTCACCATAGGACTGACCAAAACAATCCATATAGGCCACTACGTCCGGTATACCGCGATCATAAAAAACAATGGGTCTGTCTACCTCACTGGCTGCCTGAAATTGCCTGATCCGGCCGTCTATAATTCTTTCGCTAAACAGTAAAGGATCCGAAACAAATAACTGTGGAATTCCTTGCTGCCTGGCTTCCAAGGTAATCTCGCGGGATATTTCACTAAAACAAAAGAAGCCTTGCCTTTCAATTATTTCTATGATAGATGTCTTTCCCGTACTGGGTCCACCTGTGATGACAATTCTTTCTAAATCCAAATAGCGGCGTTTAAGGTTTTGCAATTACATGCATAAAATGGTGTTGCAAAGTAATGAAATAGGCCTAAGATTAAAAAATTGACAATGATACTTTATATATTTGCAAAAACATTGGCATGGATCAGGATAAATCAGAGGAATTTTATGGTAGATTACGGGAACAATTAGCTGAAAGTAGCAAATGGCCTTCCAACTACCTGTACAAGTTTATAGTACCTACCGACACAACAAAGATTAAACAGATACAGGATATTTTTGATAATACGGGGGCGGTAATCGAATCCAAGCAGTCTAAAAATGCAAAATATACCAGTTTGAGCATTACCGTGAATCTTAAAAATCCCGATGAAGTAATACAAAAATACAAGGAAGTAGGGGAGGTTAAAGGGGTAATATCACTCTAAAATAGTATTTGTGGCATAATTTTGTTAATTTGCAGACGTTATAAGAGTACTTCCTTATCATAAATAAATAGCAATAAATATTTCAATTTGAATTTAGTAGAAAACTTAGAATACAATACTGAGCGACCAAAGCTCATTATACCCGAGTATGGACGTCATTTCCAGAAAATGGTGGACCATGCCATCTCCATAGAGGACGATGCGGAACGTAACCGTGTGGCCCAGGCCATCATAAGTGTTATGGGCAATATTCAGCCACATTTGAGGGATGTACCCGATTTTCAACATAAACTATGGGACCAATTGTTTATCATGTCCGATTTTAAATTGAACGTGGAATCGCCATTTCCCATCACCTCTAAAGAGACCTTGCAAAAGCGTCCCGATCCATTGGAATACCCTCAAAATTTTCCGAAATATAGGTTTTATGGAAACAACATAAAACGTATGATCGATGTGGCCGTTAAGTGGGAAAAAGGTGATATGCGAGACGGATTGGAATATGCCATAGCCAACCACATGAAAAAGTGTTACCTTAATTGGAACAAGGACACAGTGGACGACAAGGCCATTTTTAAGCATCTTTACGAGTTGAGCGACGGACAAATAGATCTTGCCAAAGAAGGGGAAAACTTGACCGAAAGTGGCCAATTCCTTAAAAATCGTGTGGCAAAAACACCTAGGACCAGTTCTGGTAAAAAAACGCAAAGAAATCAAAACCGCGGTAAAAAGCGGTATTAATCTTCTCCAACCTTAATGGGAACATTTAGAATAGAAGGCGGTCATCAATTACATGGTGAAATTACGCCGCAAGGGGCAAAGAATGAAGCATTACAAATACTCTGTGCCGTACTACTTACTTCAGAAAAAGTATCGATTACCAATATCCCGGATATTGTAGACGTAAACAAACTGATATCCTTATTGGAGGATTTGGGTGTTAAGATCCAAAAGAAAGGTCAAGGGTCTTATACTTTTATGGCAGATGACATTAATTTGGAATACCTGCAATCTGCCCAATTTAAAGAGGACGGAAGGGGCCTTAGAGGGTCCATTATGCTCGTAGGTCCATTATTGGCGCGATTTGGTAAGGGGTATATTCCAAAACCGGGCGGTGATAAAATAGGACGTAGGCGATTGGATACCCACTTTGAAGGTTTTATAAAATTGGGTGCCAAATTTAGATATAATAAGGAGGAACACTTTTATGGTGTTGAAGCCAAAAAATTGAAGGGCACCTATATGCTCTTGGATGAGGCTTCGGTTACCGGAACAGCGAATATTGTTATGGCCTCAGTACTTGCGGATGGCAAAACCACCATATACAATGCAGCCTGTGAACCTTATTTACAGCAATTGTGCAAAATGTTGAATAGGATGGGAGCCAAAATTACGGGAATCGGCTCCAATCTATTGGAAATAGAAGGTGTTGATAGACTTGGAGGCACAGACCACCGTATGCTTCCGGATATGATCGAAATCGGTAGTTGGATCGGCCTGGCCGCAATGACTAGGAGCAATCTAACGATTAAAGATGTTAGTTGGGACGATTTGGGCCAAATTCCTACTGTTTTTAGAAAGTTGGGGATACAACTGGAACGAAAAGGGGACGATATCGTTATTCCCGAACATAAGGATGGTTATGAGATCCAGAATTATATAGACGGTTCCATTTTAACCGTGGCAGATGCGCCATGGCCTGGCCTTACGCCAGACTTGTTGAGTATTATTCTGGTAATGGCCACCCAAGCAAAAGGTGAGGTCTTGATCCATCAAAAAATGTTTGAAAGCCGTTTGTTCTTTGTGGATAAATTAATAGATATGGGGGCCAAGATTATTCTTTGCGATCCACATAGGGCTACTGTTATAGGTCATAACTTCAAATCCAGCCTAAAAGCCACCACCATGGTGTCTCCGGACATTAGGGCGGGTGTTTCTTTGCTGATAGCAGCCTTGTCCGCTAAAGGCACTTCTACCATTCATAATATTGAACAGATAGATAGGGGTTACGAAAATATAGATACAAGATTGAGGGCTATTGGTGCCAAAATCACCAGAGTTTAGTCAAGAATAAAACATTATAAATTAAACAAGGACTTTCCAAACGAAAGTCCTTGTTTAATTTTGTAGATGCACTAATGTATTTGTATCAAGACTTTAAGAATGCCATTGGGTCAAGGTGTCTATGAGCTTATTGCCTTACAAATTTTTTCGCCAATAGTCAAAAGATCGCTCACTTCTTCCTCGGTAAAATCATAAGGAACGGGTTTGGCAATTCCCAAGGTTCCAAATAATTTCCCATTGAGCATCATTGGAGCAGCTATGGAGCCTTCAACTTTTGTTTCTTTGGCTGCAGGACGCGCCACCCCGGAATCATCGGTTTGTAGGTTGCACATTTCAACCGGTTCACGCCGTTCCGCCGCTATTCCCGCCATTCCCTTACCAATTGGAATCTCGGAAAGTTTGGGGATTAAAAAGGGTGGAATGCCTTGATGCGCCTGGACCTTTAACAATCCGGATTTTTCATCCAAAAAATGAATAGTACCCGTAGTACAGTCAAAAGCGGAAATCACAGTGGAAAGGACTTCCTGCCAATTCGTGGCCTTATTTTTAAGGAGGGAATCTATTACAGTAGCCCGTTGCTCATTGTCCTTGTTCATATGCTTCAATTTATATTTTTGGTTAAAAGCCAAATTTACTAAATCTAGCCAAATTATAGACTGGATTTTTTAATCGTGCTTGGCGTTATTGACTTCTATCCAATAGCCTTCGGGATCTGTGAGATATATCTGTCGTACTCCATCCGAACGCAAGGTAACCGCTCCTTTTGTCCCCGGCCAATCCTCATATTCCACGTTGTTACTTTCCAAATGTTCAATAAAGGTCTCCAAGTTTGGTGTGGATAAACAAAGGTGCATGGATTTATGCTTCTTCATTACCACTGTATCCTTATAGATCAGATGCAGCTGTGAATTGCCCTGGACAG is from Arenibacter algicola and encodes:
- a CDS encoding HU family DNA-binding protein, which encodes MNKTELIDAMAADAGITKAAAKKALESFLGNVEGSLKKGGRVSLVGFGSWSVSKRNAREGRNPSTGKTIQIAAKNVVKFKAGADLSGAVN
- the fmt gene encoding methionyl-tRNA formyltransferase, whose protein sequence is MSKPRIVFMGTPDFAVAILDKLVKSNSNIVGVITAPDKPAGRGRKLHESAVKVYAMEHGLKIMQPTNLKDPNFIEELEGLHPELQIVVAFRMLPKAVWEMPKLGTFNLHASLLPQYRGAAPINWAIINGEQETGVTTFFIDDKIDTGAILLQKKTNISEEDTAGTLHDKLMHLGADLVLETINKLENKEIAPSKQQENRPLKEAHKIHKETCEIDWNQDITSIYNFIRGLSPFPTAWTTLHNGEDDLFLKIYSAKMDLEPHQLKVGTVAATKNELKVAVKGGYINLLEIQLPGKRKMTTKEVLNGLKLAENAYVG
- a CDS encoding RecQ family ATP-dependent DNA helicase, with product MLQHPKDILEKFWGFPDFKNSQEDIISAVLNGQDVLALLPTGGGKSLCFQVPALAREGICIVVSPLIALIRNQVDTLKKMGIKAIALTGGISFDEVNNLLDNCLYGNYKFLYLSPERLQQELVQERIRQMNVNLIAIDEAHCISQWGNDFRPAYLECHILKELAPNVPMIALTATATEMVVKDICNNLHLEQPLVVKDSFSRNNINFNVYWEEDKKYRLKELCAQTNTSSIVYVRSRKMTMELAYYLSQQGHTATFFHGGISKKDKDTRLNQWLENKVKIMVATNAFGMGIDKPDVGLVVHYQIPDSMENYFQEAGRAGRDGKPANAALITNPTDEAQVRKQFLGVLPDVDFLKLLYRKLANYFQIPFGEGSGETFQLPFNSFCETYKLNTTLTYNGLRLLDQNSVISLTEAFSQRTSIRMIASKHQIFDYLEKNRASATIVQTILRTYGGIFDFDTKINPLLISRKANTSENEVIAVLEKMEKDEIIEYHAQHSDLEITFLVPREDERTINIFAKKIKQIQQVKKDNVESMLTYIKDSKQCRSRHILKYFGEASKENCGKCDVCLQKNPINNDIIKIIEQDILQILMVRKESSRELIKLLTYKESSIILALQRLLEERRISVNSINQYEIIKK
- a CDS encoding AAA family ATPase, translating into MDLERIVITGGPSTGKTSIIEIIERQGFFCFSEISREITLEARQQGIPQLFVSDPLLFSERIIDGRIRQFQAASEVDRPIVFYDRGIPDVVAYMDCFGQSYGEHFVESCKNFRYDHVFLLPPWKEIHESDNERYENFEEAERIHTFLEKAYSTYGYKIINVPKETVEGRVTFILNKLKRL
- a CDS encoding DUF493 family protein, translated to MDQDKSEEFYGRLREQLAESSKWPSNYLYKFIVPTDTTKIKQIQDIFDNTGAVIESKQSKNAKYTSLSITVNLKNPDEVIQKYKEVGEVKGVISL
- a CDS encoding DUF4290 domain-containing protein, translating into MNLVENLEYNTERPKLIIPEYGRHFQKMVDHAISIEDDAERNRVAQAIISVMGNIQPHLRDVPDFQHKLWDQLFIMSDFKLNVESPFPITSKETLQKRPDPLEYPQNFPKYRFYGNNIKRMIDVAVKWEKGDMRDGLEYAIANHMKKCYLNWNKDTVDDKAIFKHLYELSDGQIDLAKEGENLTESGQFLKNRVAKTPRTSSGKKTQRNQNRGKKRY
- the murA gene encoding UDP-N-acetylglucosamine 1-carboxyvinyltransferase, with the protein product MGTFRIEGGHQLHGEITPQGAKNEALQILCAVLLTSEKVSITNIPDIVDVNKLISLLEDLGVKIQKKGQGSYTFMADDINLEYLQSAQFKEDGRGLRGSIMLVGPLLARFGKGYIPKPGGDKIGRRRLDTHFEGFIKLGAKFRYNKEEHFYGVEAKKLKGTYMLLDEASVTGTANIVMASVLADGKTTIYNAACEPYLQQLCKMLNRMGAKITGIGSNLLEIEGVDRLGGTDHRMLPDMIEIGSWIGLAAMTRSNLTIKDVSWDDLGQIPTVFRKLGIQLERKGDDIVIPEHKDGYEIQNYIDGSILTVADAPWPGLTPDLLSIILVMATQAKGEVLIHQKMFESRLFFVDKLIDMGAKIILCDPHRATVIGHNFKSSLKATTMVSPDIRAGVSLLIAALSAKGTSTIHNIEQIDRGYENIDTRLRAIGAKITRV
- a CDS encoding GAF domain-containing protein, coding for MNKDNEQRATVIDSLLKNKATNWQEVLSTVISAFDCTTGTIHFLDEKSGLLKVQAHQGIPPFLIPKLSEIPIGKGMAGIAAERREPVEMCNLQTDDSGVARPAAKETKVEGSIAAPMMLNGKLFGTLGIAKPVPYDFTEEEVSDLLTIGEKICKAISS
- a CDS encoding VOC family protein, whose translation is MYKSLFPILFFFSIQIHAQSFDFKIDHSSLIVNNLDTTADFYSNILKLKEIPHPDKAPGFRWFAVQGNSQLHLIYKDTVVMKKHKSMHLCLSTPNLETFIEHLESNNVEYEDWPGTKGAVTLRSDGVRQIYLTDPEGYWIEVNNAKHD